One segment of Vibrio gazogenes DNA contains the following:
- a CDS encoding RidA family protein, with product MTKVIHTESAPAAIGPYVQGVDLGNLIMTSGQIPVNPVTGEVPVEIAAQARQSLENVKAIIESTGLTVANIVKMTVFVKDLGDFATVNEVYGKFFDEHDVANYPARSCVEVARLPKDVGIEIEAIAVR from the coding sequence ATGACAAAAGTAATTCATACGGAATCAGCGCCAGCAGCTATCGGCCCCTACGTTCAAGGTGTTGATTTGGGTAATCTCATCATGACATCCGGACAAATCCCGGTAAACCCGGTGACAGGCGAAGTACCGGTCGAGATTGCAGCACAAGCTCGCCAGTCTCTGGAAAACGTCAAAGCAATTATTGAGTCGACTGGTTTAACGGTGGCCAATATTGTGAAGATGACAGTTTTTGTCAAAGATCTGGGTGACTTTGCAACCGTCAATGAAGTCTATGGCAAGTTTTTCGATGAACATGACGTTGCAAACTATCCGGCTCGGTCTTGCGTTGAAGTCGCACGTTTACCCAAAGATGTTGGAATTGAAATTGAAGCTATCGCTGTGCGTTAA
- the pyrI gene encoding aspartate carbamoyltransferase regulatory subunit, with product MPKDSQLQVEAIKNGTVIDHIPAQIGIKVLKLFDMHQSSQKVTIGLNLPSSALGIKDLLKIENVFINESQANKLALYAPHATVNQIENYKVVKKLALKLPQRINNVFACPNTNCISHDEPVESSFSIVEKKHDIRLKCKYCEKVFSREIVTERT from the coding sequence ATGCCAAAAGATTCACAATTACAGGTAGAAGCCATTAAAAATGGAACTGTTATCGACCATATCCCTGCACAAATCGGCATCAAGGTGTTGAAGCTTTTCGATATGCATCAATCCTCGCAAAAGGTGACTATCGGCCTCAATCTGCCTTCATCAGCATTAGGCATTAAAGACTTGTTGAAGATCGAGAATGTGTTCATTAACGAATCTCAAGCCAACAAACTGGCGCTGTATGCACCTCATGCCACCGTCAACCAAATTGAAAACTACAAAGTTGTCAAAAAACTCGCGCTGAAACTACCACAACGTATAAATAATGTTTTTGCTTGCCCAAATACCAACTGTATCTCCCATGATGAACCTGTAGAAAGTAGTTTTAGCATTGTGGAGAAGAAGCATGATATTCGGTTGAAATGTAAGTATTGTGAAAAGGTTTTCTCAAGAGAAATTGTCACAGAGCGTACTTAA
- the pyrB gene encoding aspartate carbamoyltransferase: MTNSLYKKHIISISELTRDELELIVNTAGQLKATPQPELIRNKVIASCFFEPSTRTRLSFETAIQRIGGNVIGFDNGGNTSLAKKGETLADSVQIISSYVDAFVMRHPQEGAARLASEFSNGVPVINAGDGANQHPTQTLLDLFTITETQGRLDGLNIAFVGDLKYGRTVHSLTQALAKFNNNRFFFIAPDALAMPDYILEELEEAGHEYSLHTDIESVIPQVDILYMTRVQKERFDESEYAHIRSAYILNAAQLQNAKENMKVLHPLPRVDEITTDVDQTPHAYFFQQAENGVYAREALLALVLNETL, encoded by the coding sequence ATGACGAATTCGCTATACAAAAAGCACATCATCTCAATCTCTGAACTTACACGTGATGAGTTAGAGTTGATTGTTAATACAGCAGGTCAGCTAAAAGCAACACCTCAACCGGAATTGATCCGCAATAAGGTCATTGCCAGTTGCTTTTTTGAACCATCAACACGGACACGCCTCTCTTTTGAAACCGCGATCCAACGTATTGGTGGTAACGTGATTGGATTCGATAACGGTGGTAATACATCGTTGGCGAAAAAAGGCGAAACGTTGGCAGATTCGGTACAGATTATTTCTTCCTATGTTGATGCCTTTGTGATGCGTCACCCACAGGAAGGTGCTGCACGTCTGGCCTCTGAGTTCTCGAATGGTGTCCCCGTCATCAATGCTGGTGATGGTGCCAATCAACATCCGACTCAGACCTTGCTCGATCTCTTTACGATTACCGAAACACAAGGTCGTCTCGATGGGCTAAACATTGCATTTGTCGGTGACCTTAAATATGGACGTACCGTGCATTCTTTGACTCAGGCACTCGCCAAATTTAACAACAACCGTTTCTTCTTCATCGCACCGGATGCACTGGCGATGCCCGACTATATCTTAGAAGAACTGGAAGAAGCAGGTCATGAATATAGCCTGCATACCGATATCGAGAGCGTGATTCCCCAAGTGGACATTCTCTATATGACCCGGGTACAGAAGGAGCGCTTTGATGAATCAGAATATGCGCATATTCGCTCGGCTTATATTCTTAATGCAGCCCAACTTCAGAACGCAAAAGAGAATATGAAAGTGCTTCATCCACTGCCACGCGTCGATGAAATCACTACGGATGTCGATCAAACACCACACGCTTATTTCTTCCAACAGGCAGAAAATGGCGTATACGCACGCGAAGCACTGCTGGCGCTTGTGCTGAATGAAACACTGTAA
- the argF gene encoding ornithine carbamoyltransferase: protein MAFNLRNRNFLKLLDFTPTEIQFLLDLAADLKKAKYTGTEQKKLLGKNIALIFEKSSTRTRCSFEVAAYDQGAQISYIGPSGSQIGHKESMKDTARVLGRMYDGIQYRGYGQSIVEELGAYAGVPVWNGLTDEFHPTQILADFLTMQEHSRGKHLYEISFAYLGDARNNMGNSLMVGAAKMGMDIRLVAPKSFWPEESLVKTCQEIAKTTGATITLTEDVAAGVKGCDFLYTDVWVSMGEAPEAWDERVALMTPYQINMQTIQLTENPHVKFMHCLPAFHNDETVVGKEIAEKYGMQGLEVTEEVFESGYSIVFDEAENRMHTIKAVMVATLGA, encoded by the coding sequence ATGGCTTTTAATTTACGCAACCGCAATTTTCTCAAACTTCTCGATTTTACGCCAACCGAGATCCAATTTTTGCTGGATCTGGCAGCAGATTTGAAAAAAGCAAAATATACCGGTACCGAGCAGAAAAAACTGCTGGGCAAAAATATTGCGCTGATTTTTGAAAAATCATCCACCAGAACCCGTTGCTCGTTTGAAGTCGCTGCATATGATCAAGGAGCACAGATCTCTTATATTGGCCCATCCGGTTCTCAGATTGGTCATAAAGAATCGATGAAAGATACCGCCCGGGTCCTTGGCAGAATGTATGATGGGATTCAATATCGCGGTTATGGTCAGTCCATCGTCGAAGAACTAGGCGCTTACGCAGGTGTTCCCGTCTGGAACGGGTTGACTGATGAGTTCCACCCCACTCAAATCCTGGCTGACTTTCTCACCATGCAAGAACATAGCCGTGGCAAACATCTCTATGAAATCTCATTTGCCTATTTGGGAGATGCCCGTAATAACATGGGAAATTCGCTAATGGTTGGTGCCGCTAAAATGGGGATGGATATTCGTCTCGTCGCCCCTAAATCATTCTGGCCGGAAGAGTCGCTTGTCAAAACTTGCCAAGAAATCGCCAAAACTACAGGCGCAACCATTACATTGACCGAAGATGTTGCCGCAGGTGTGAAAGGGTGTGATTTTCTCTATACCGATGTCTGGGTATCAATGGGTGAAGCTCCCGAGGCTTGGGACGAGCGTGTCGCATTGATGACGCCTTACCAAATCAATATGCAAACCATCCAGTTAACGGAAAACCCTCACGTTAAATTTATGCATTGTCTCCCGGCATTTCACAATGATGAAACAGTCGTCGGTAAAGAAATCGCTGAGAAATATGGCATGCAAGGGCTGGAAGTAACCGAAGAAGTCTTTGAGTCGGGTTATTCAATTGTGTTTGATGAAGCAGAGAACAGAATGCACACCATCAAAGCGGTGATGGTCGCAACGCTCGGCGCTTAA
- the licT gene encoding BglG family transcription antiterminator LicT: protein MKIDRVLNNNAVFVITDNGSESVALGRGIGWNKKKGDIIQESDIESHFFKSQGGIHDFFADILSEMPPIYLTLTDQVIKMAREDLQIELQDTLFLSLCDHINFAVLRYKKGMTIRNQFYWEIKQFYPLAYSVGEKALALINKTLELDIPTDEAAFIALHLVNAAGENNMKNVIQKTEIVKDILSIIKYDLNINWNVQDINYQRLLTHLKSFAQRLSNKNLVDHDQVSLYDDIDQRLSLSWNTVNKIETYLNKKHSYTLTYDEKAFLTIHIERVRNINLSNS, encoded by the coding sequence ATGAAAATTGACCGAGTTTTAAATAATAATGCAGTATTTGTCATTACAGATAATGGCAGTGAGTCCGTTGCATTAGGTCGTGGTATCGGATGGAACAAAAAGAAAGGCGACATCATCCAAGAATCTGATATTGAAAGCCATTTTTTCAAATCTCAGGGTGGCATTCATGATTTTTTTGCTGATATTCTGTCTGAGATGCCTCCCATCTACCTTACTCTGACTGATCAAGTGATCAAAATGGCACGTGAGGATCTACAGATCGAGCTCCAGGATACATTATTTTTATCTCTCTGTGACCATATTAATTTTGCTGTTTTACGTTACAAAAAAGGGATGACTATCCGTAATCAGTTTTATTGGGAAATTAAGCAATTCTACCCTTTAGCATATTCAGTCGGAGAAAAAGCTTTAGCATTGATCAACAAGACATTAGAACTTGACATCCCAACAGATGAAGCCGCTTTTATTGCGCTTCATCTTGTCAATGCTGCTGGTGAAAATAACATGAAAAATGTTATACAAAAGACTGAAATAGTGAAAGATATATTAAGTATTATAAAATATGATTTAAATATTAATTGGAATGTTCAAGATATCAACTATCAGCGCCTGCTGACACATTTAAAGTCTTTCGCTCAACGTCTTTCTAATAAGAATCTGGTTGATCACGATCAGGTATCTTTATATGACGACATCGACCAACGATTAAGTTTATCTTGGAATACAGTGAATAAAATTGAAACTTATTTAAATAAAAAACATAGTTATACTCTAACTTATGATGAAAAGGCATTTTTAACCATACATATAGAACGTGTGCGTAACATAAATTTGTCCAATTCATAG
- a CDS encoding beta-glucoside-specific PTS transporter subunit IIABC: protein MNTKELASNILQEVGGESNVASLVHCATRLRFKILDINKVNMNALNELDGVITAINSAGQIQVVIGNRVSDVYMEFGSISSILSENKKSNTHNDAPEDKGNILENLVDVVSSIFTPLLGAMAASGVLKGVLSILTALGLLSHTQNEYVILSAASDSIFYFLPILLAITSSRKFGANTFVSVSIAGAMIYPTIQALYESGQDVAFFGIPVILMKYTGSVLPIILCIWVTSYLEKKLKDLFHDSIRNIVTPFLLVTIMVPLTLMCIGPVSVTVSTAVAEVFVGIYKFNPIIAGALFAAFWQIFVIFGVHWGFVTLFINDLSILGRSYLKAATGPAVFSQSGALLAVMIRTKDEKMKALAGAAFITSLFGITEPGVYGVTLKLKKPFICAVIAAGCGGAIVGYAQSSAISMGMTSLLTIPIFYGPGFTGFILGCLIAFVVSFILTLIVGFQNTATTKEQPEVSAPTNLTQNELPKVVGDKLLVADEMMSLPIKGEVIALESVDDKVFSSGAVGDGIAIIPAEGLVYAPTNGIIAHTYDSGHAIGLLSDTGAEILIHVGIDTIQLQGKYFTMHVKEGDRVVEGQLLIEFDKDSIISAGYQVVTPFVITNVATIQEPETSTLTPHAS, encoded by the coding sequence ATGAACACTAAAGAGCTAGCCTCCAACATTTTGCAAGAAGTTGGTGGTGAAAGTAATGTAGCTTCGTTAGTTCATTGCGCGACACGTTTACGTTTTAAAATTTTAGATATAAATAAAGTAAACATGAATGCACTTAATGAACTAGATGGCGTTATCACAGCGATTAACTCTGCTGGACAAATTCAAGTTGTTATTGGCAATCGAGTTTCAGATGTCTACATGGAATTTGGTTCTATTTCATCAATTTTGAGCGAAAATAAAAAATCAAATACACATAATGATGCACCAGAAGACAAAGGAAACATACTAGAAAATCTTGTCGATGTTGTTTCATCTATTTTTACACCATTATTAGGTGCGATGGCAGCATCAGGTGTACTGAAAGGGGTCCTCTCGATTCTAACGGCACTGGGTCTACTATCTCATACACAAAATGAATATGTTATACTCTCCGCTGCATCTGATAGTATTTTTTATTTCTTACCAATCCTATTAGCAATCACCTCCTCAAGAAAATTTGGTGCCAATACTTTTGTCTCTGTCTCTATTGCAGGAGCGATGATTTATCCAACGATTCAAGCTCTCTATGAAAGCGGTCAAGATGTGGCATTTTTTGGTATCCCTGTTATTTTAATGAAATATACAGGTTCAGTGCTTCCAATTATCCTTTGCATCTGGGTAACCAGCTATTTAGAGAAAAAATTAAAAGATTTATTCCACGATAGTATTCGCAATATAGTGACACCATTTTTGTTAGTGACAATCATGGTACCACTGACTTTAATGTGTATTGGTCCTGTCAGTGTAACTGTCAGTACAGCTGTCGCTGAGGTCTTTGTTGGTATATATAAATTCAACCCAATCATCGCAGGCGCACTATTCGCAGCATTCTGGCAAATCTTTGTTATTTTTGGCGTTCATTGGGGCTTTGTTACGCTTTTCATCAACGATTTATCGATTCTTGGTCGAAGTTATCTGAAAGCCGCGACCGGACCGGCTGTATTTTCACAATCAGGTGCCTTATTAGCCGTTATGATACGTACTAAAGATGAAAAAATGAAAGCCTTAGCCGGGGCTGCATTTATTACTTCATTATTTGGTATTACCGAACCCGGTGTTTATGGTGTGACACTGAAGCTGAAAAAACCATTCATATGTGCAGTCATTGCAGCAGGTTGTGGTGGCGCCATCGTCGGCTATGCTCAAAGTTCTGCGATTTCTATGGGAATGACCAGCTTACTAACCATACCTATTTTTTACGGCCCGGGCTTCACTGGATTTATTTTAGGCTGTCTCATCGCTTTTGTGGTCAGTTTTATACTGACTTTGATTGTTGGCTTTCAGAATACAGCTACAACTAAAGAGCAACCCGAGGTATCTGCACCGACTAATCTTACGCAAAATGAGTTACCGAAAGTTGTCGGAGACAAACTGCTTGTTGCTGATGAAATGATGAGTCTTCCGATTAAAGGTGAGGTTATTGCACTGGAGAGTGTTGATGATAAAGTATTTTCCTCCGGCGCCGTCGGTGATGGTATTGCAATCATACCGGCAGAAGGGCTCGTGTATGCACCAACAAATGGAATAATTGCTCATACCTACGATAGCGGCCATGCCATTGGATTACTTTCAGATACTGGCGCAGAAATCTTGATTCATGTCGGCATTGATACCATACAGTTACAAGGCAAATATTTTACGATGCATGTCAAAGAAGGTGATCGTGTCGTAGAAGGACAATTGTTAATTGAATTTGATAAAGATTCGATAATCAGTGCGGGTTACCAAGTTGTAACACCGTTTGTAATTACTAACGTTGCCACAATTCAAGAGCCCGAAACATCAACTTTAACACCTCATGCATCTTGA
- a CDS encoding glycoside hydrolase family 1 protein — protein MKGFPEDFLWGGAVAANQVEGAWNVGGKGVSTSDMQLNGIHGAITHRENSDVECIKDIAIDFYHQYPEDIKLFAEMGFKVLRTSIAWSRIYPNGDEAEPSEAGLAFYEQLFAEMAKYNIQPLITLSHYEMPYGLVKKLGGWINRATIDHFEKYAVTVFKRYKNQVKYWLTFNEINMSLHSPFTGVGLEGSPDEQQIYQAIHHQLVASARAVKALHDIIPDASIGNMLLGALRYPMTCHPKDMLEMQKKNREWLFFGDVQVRGDYPAWIQRYFSENNIHLDITESDYADLMNTVDFVSFSYYMSGCSTWEPEKYEGSRGNIIRLIPNPHLKASEWGWQIDPEGLRYLLNELYDRYQKPLFIVENGFGARDVVEEDGSIHDDYRIEYLRQHIAQMKEAIKDGVKMLGYTSWGPIDLVSAGTAQMEKRYGFIHVDRDDQGNGTLIRRRKDSFYWYKKVISSNGECL, from the coding sequence ATGAAAGGCTTTCCAGAAGATTTTTTATGGGGCGGAGCAGTCGCTGCAAATCAGGTAGAAGGCGCATGGAATGTTGGCGGAAAAGGTGTATCAACTTCAGATATGCAATTAAATGGCATTCATGGAGCGATCACTCACAGAGAAAACTCTGATGTAGAGTGCATTAAAGATATTGCGATCGATTTTTATCATCAGTACCCGGAAGATATCAAACTTTTCGCCGAAATGGGTTTTAAGGTATTACGGACATCAATTGCGTGGTCAAGAATATATCCCAATGGGGATGAAGCTGAGCCCAGTGAAGCCGGGTTAGCATTTTATGAGCAATTATTTGCCGAGATGGCTAAATACAATATCCAGCCTTTAATTACATTATCTCATTATGAAATGCCATATGGTCTGGTAAAAAAATTAGGTGGATGGATTAACCGCGCAACAATCGATCATTTTGAAAAATATGCTGTAACAGTATTTAAGCGCTATAAAAATCAAGTCAAATACTGGCTGACTTTTAATGAAATTAACATGTCTCTCCATTCTCCTTTTACAGGTGTTGGACTTGAAGGTAGCCCTGATGAACAACAAATTTATCAGGCAATTCATCATCAGTTAGTCGCAAGTGCCCGAGCAGTAAAAGCTCTTCATGACATCATTCCTGATGCCTCGATTGGCAATATGTTACTGGGAGCCTTACGTTACCCGATGACCTGTCACCCTAAAGATATGTTAGAAATGCAAAAGAAAAACCGAGAATGGCTATTCTTCGGTGATGTCCAGGTTCGTGGTGATTATCCGGCATGGATACAACGATATTTCAGTGAAAATAATATTCATCTCGATATCACTGAAAGTGATTATGCAGATTTAATGAATACTGTTGACTTTGTTTCTTTCAGTTATTACATGAGTGGCTGCTCGACTTGGGAACCTGAAAAATATGAGGGGTCTCGAGGTAATATTATCCGACTCATTCCTAACCCGCACTTAAAAGCATCCGAATGGGGCTGGCAAATTGATCCAGAAGGTTTACGTTACTTACTGAATGAGTTGTATGATCGTTATCAAAAACCACTTTTCATTGTAGAAAATGGATTTGGTGCACGAGATGTCGTTGAAGAAGATGGTAGTATCCATGACGATTACCGTATTGAATATTTACGCCAACATATCGCTCAAATGAAAGAAGCGATAAAAGATGGCGTTAAGATGCTAGGTTATACCAGTTGGGGACCAATTGATCTGGTGAGTGCTGGTACAGCTCAAATGGAAAAACGTTATGGTTTTATTCATGTTGATCGTGATGATCAAGGAAATGGAACTTTAATTCGTAGACGCAAAGACAGTTTTTATTGGTATAAAAAAGTCATCTCAAGTAATGGTGAATGTTTGTAA
- a CDS encoding PhoH family protein, which translates to MISRTNTPRVLDTSALVHDPKSLLAYQDDVYICLTVLEELDNLKERREKSVSADARVCIRMLEDLVNGHNAEELQAGIDLPSSEVGQRGKLFIAVDTNIEVEESLRHGIGSDADNHIINFAFQLQKKLGRDVSLVSRDINMRLKARTIGVFSEDVPIDNQITDIDLLYSGVQYFEGDLFNRIETDKDFKLSGDCYQFDRHLFNEDVQKNMYWFDDEQHIGVVTQVTSTHVITKLLPKKHGKVWGISPKNQRQAIALNQLTDPNYDLNIMLGPAGSGKTFLAVAAALHQVIETKQYKKIVVVRSRDFMDDDPGFLPGDLKEKSLPLMVGITDALVSMHSDEGEDCNVHETVEHIIERANIEFTSMAYFRGRSLDDAVLIIDEAQNMTRAQVKGMLSRGGKNCRTILLGNLSQIDDKFVSAASSGLSAAVNVYKNYEKGSILIFDEVERSSLAEFTETYF; encoded by the coding sequence ATGATATCAAGAACCAACACTCCCCGAGTTTTAGATACTTCAGCATTAGTCCACGACCCGAAAAGTTTACTCGCATATCAAGATGATGTTTATATTTGTCTAACCGTACTCGAAGAGCTGGACAATCTAAAAGAACGCAGAGAAAAATCAGTCAGTGCCGATGCTCGCGTCTGTATACGAATGCTCGAAGATTTAGTCAATGGTCATAATGCGGAAGAGTTACAAGCAGGTATTGACCTACCATCGAGTGAAGTCGGTCAAAGAGGCAAATTATTTATTGCTGTAGATACCAATATTGAAGTCGAAGAATCCCTTCGTCACGGGATTGGCAGTGATGCCGATAACCACATTATTAATTTTGCCTTCCAACTGCAGAAAAAGCTCGGCAGAGATGTATCGTTGGTCAGCCGCGATATCAATATGCGACTGAAAGCCCGAACGATTGGCGTATTCTCTGAAGATGTGCCGATTGATAATCAAATAACAGACATCGACTTGCTTTATTCCGGAGTACAATATTTTGAAGGCGATTTATTTAATCGGATAGAGACGGATAAAGATTTCAAACTATCCGGTGACTGTTATCAATTCGATCGCCATTTATTTAATGAAGACGTTCAAAAAAATATGTACTGGTTTGATGATGAACAGCATATCGGGGTTGTGACACAAGTAACCTCAACACATGTCATCACAAAGCTGTTACCGAAAAAACACGGAAAAGTCTGGGGAATTAGTCCTAAAAATCAAAGACAAGCAATTGCATTAAATCAGTTAACCGACCCCAATTATGACTTGAATATCATGCTGGGTCCTGCGGGATCAGGGAAAACATTCTTAGCGGTCGCAGCCGCATTACATCAAGTGATCGAAACAAAGCAATATAAGAAAATTGTCGTGGTCAGAAGCCGGGATTTTATGGATGACGATCCGGGATTTCTACCCGGTGACTTAAAAGAGAAATCCCTCCCGCTCATGGTCGGTATCACTGATGCTCTTGTATCCATGCATTCCGACGAAGGTGAGGATTGTAATGTTCATGAAACGGTCGAGCACATCATCGAGCGGGCTAACATTGAATTTACAAGTATGGCTTACTTTAGAGGACGATCACTCGACGATGCGGTGTTAATCATTGATGAAGCACAGAATATGACGCGTGCGCAAGTCAAAGGAATGCTGAGCAGAGGCGGAAAAAATTGTAGAACGATATTACTTGGCAATCTGAGTCAGATTGACGATAAATTTGTGAGTGCCGCATCCAGTGGTTTATCCGCAGCGGTCAATGTTTATAAAAACTATGAAAAAGGCTCTATTCTCATCTTTGATGAAGTAGAAAGAAGTTCACTCGCTGAGTTCACAGAAACATATTTTTAA